In Candidatus Gastranaerophilales bacterium, a single genomic region encodes these proteins:
- a CDS encoding N-6 DNA methylase: MALKMEVQIDNNKIFSPLRDKWLVLTPEEIVRQNYICRLINFYGYTLEQMDEELKVNNSHRGQGKARADIVIWKSKEDKQKKKSAFIVIECKAETVKIRQEDYYQGANYAAWSGANFFVTTNEKETKFFKVDKESLPKDLDEIIDIPNASIINDEKKINKLLSQTKAFSRDEFAKLLFKCHCIIRNNDKLSPEAAFDEISKILFMKIRYERNPDEDVLFSLDKFQRDEKNYEKNIKKHLREEDQIPYMQYLFKGTKDEFAEDKLFDSFETIKIKQYSFEQIVKELEKYNLSATSDDVKGIAFEHFLGTTFRGELGQFFTPRTIVDFMVEVLDPQEGETVCDPTCGSGGFLIKSFEYIRDKIEKDVEENKKLLKSKLFNDEYEKMTEEQQSEVNEKYNEILKKLNSDINVPNKAYSKQSETERNRRISKLSSSCIYGTDANPRMARTSKMNMIMHGDGHGGVHHHDGLININGIFEGRFDVILTNPPFGARVEKDYKLSETDRFYDDEKLKEYEERYGEDCVKQINELNNAIDEGQKVLDRFDLGKVSGLTEVLFMERCLNLLKKGGRMGIVLPEGVLNNSNLQKIRDYFESKAKILLITSIPSDVFIASGATIKPSLLFFKKFTEQEEKQYAEIKAKVEEEINTKVQKEIDTYFKTEKDKIILLNLPSKKSIVALNVLEKQCKKLFDKEFLKQMEAIGKDKIKELFDYEIPIVQVEKAGITTTGGQCENELVDVAKEFKIYRKEKNLWEDNSVNVSYKLQDNNLLRIINNEEQIINE, from the coding sequence ATGGCATTAAAAATGGAAGTTCAAATTGATAATAATAAGATTTTTTCGCCATTAAGAGATAAGTGGCTTGTTTTGACTCCTGAAGAAATAGTTAGACAAAATTATATTTGCCGTTTAATAAATTTTTATGGATATACTCTTGAGCAAATGGACGAAGAATTAAAAGTAAATAATTCCCATCGAGGACAAGGAAAAGCCCGAGCAGATATTGTTATATGGAAATCAAAAGAAGATAAGCAAAAGAAAAAATCAGCATTTATTGTGATAGAATGCAAAGCTGAAACAGTTAAAATCAGACAAGAGGATTATTATCAAGGTGCAAATTATGCGGCTTGGTCTGGCGCGAATTTCTTTGTTACAACAAATGAAAAAGAAACTAAGTTTTTCAAAGTTGATAAAGAATCATTACCAAAAGATTTAGACGAAATCATAGACATACCAAATGCTTCAATTATTAATGATGAGAAAAAAATAAACAAATTGTTATCACAGACTAAGGCTTTTTCAAGAGATGAATTTGCTAAACTATTATTCAAATGTCATTGTATAATTAGAAATAATGATAAATTATCTCCAGAGGCTGCGTTTGATGAAATAAGTAAAATTTTATTTATGAAAATAAGATATGAACGTAACCCCGATGAAGATGTTTTATTTTCATTGGATAAATTTCAGCGAGATGAGAAAAATTACGAAAAAAATATCAAAAAACATTTAAGAGAAGAAGATCAAATTCCTTATATGCAATATCTTTTTAAAGGTACCAAGGATGAATTTGCAGAAGATAAATTATTTGATTCTTTTGAGACAATAAAAATTAAGCAATACAGTTTTGAGCAAATTGTTAAAGAATTGGAAAAATATAATTTGTCTGCAACCTCTGATGACGTTAAAGGTATCGCATTTGAACATTTTTTGGGTACAACTTTTAGAGGCGAATTGGGGCAATTCTTTACTCCAAGAACTATTGTTGACTTTATGGTTGAAGTACTGGACCCACAAGAGGGAGAAACTGTATGCGATCCGACTTGTGGCTCCGGAGGTTTTTTGATTAAATCTTTTGAATATATAAGAGATAAAATCGAAAAAGACGTTGAAGAAAATAAAAAATTATTGAAATCAAAATTATTTAATGATGAATATGAAAAAATGACAGAGGAACAACAATCTGAAGTTAATGAAAAATATAATGAAATTTTAAAGAAATTAAACTCAGATATTAATGTCCCTAATAAGGCATACTCAAAACAATCTGAAACCGAACGAAACAGAAGAATTTCAAAACTATCTTCAAGTTGTATTTATGGAACTGATGCAAATCCAAGAATGGCAAGAACATCAAAAATGAATATGATAATGCACGGTGATGGTCACGGTGGTGTTCATCATCACGATGGACTAATAAATATTAACGGGATTTTTGAAGGACGATTTGATGTTATATTAACAAATCCACCTTTCGGAGCGCGTGTTGAAAAAGATTACAAACTTAGTGAAACTGACAGATTTTATGATGATGAAAAATTAAAAGAATATGAGGAACGCTACGGAGAAGATTGCGTTAAACAAATTAATGAATTAAATAATGCTATAGATGAAGGTCAAAAAGTCCTAGATAGATTTGATTTAGGTAAAGTTAGTGGGCTTACAGAAGTGTTATTTATGGAAAGATGTTTAAATCTTCTTAAAAAAGGTGGAAGAATGGGAATAGTTCTTCCTGAAGGTGTTTTAAATAATTCAAACTTACAAAAAATTAGAGATTATTTTGAATCCAAGGCAAAAATTCTTTTAATCACTTCTATTCCGTCTGATGTGTTTATTGCCTCAGGTGCTACAATTAAACCTAGTTTATTGTTTTTCAAGAAATTTACAGAACAAGAAGAAAAACAATATGCTGAAATAAAAGCAAAAGTTGAAGAGGAAATAAATACAAAAGTTCAAAAAGAAATCGATACTTATTTTAAAACAGAAAAAGACAAAATTATTTTATTAAATTTACCTTCGAAAAAATCAATAGTTGCATTAAATGTATTAGAAAAACAATGTAAAAAACTTTTTGACAAAGAATTTTTAAAACAAATGGAAGCCATAGGAAAAGACAAAATTAAAGAATTATTTGACTATGAAATACCAATTGTGCAAGTTGAAAAAGCAGGTATTACAACAACCGGCGGACAATGCGAGAATGAACTTGTTGACGTCGCAAAGGAATTCAAAATATACCGAAAAGAAAAGAATTTGTGGGAAGATAATAGCGTAAATGTTTCTTATAAATTACAAGATAATAATTTGTTACGCATTATAAATAATGAGGAACAAATTATTAATGAATAA
- a CDS encoding Mu transposase C-terminal domain-containing protein translates to MDNNEKYISIKELAELKGVSTRAVRLAKNKYQTKEINVKGGKSFEILLSSIEPELQEKYLNKFLPTENKKLLPTVINSIKPDSAKSIALARYELVKIWQGQRKNQKCKTQFDKDFLSAYNSGFLYPDIYSKIGKVSTGTLERWKRILDGSQNYELLLPNYHYSDYSRTTLTNFEKQIFLKLLLHPNKFSIGKAISLTQYILKNQNAEYIPASPTFRRFANWYKNNYFDKWTLMRDGEKALKEQVVPHIRRDISKIEVGEILVADGKRLNFQIINPFTGKPTRATIIGFLDWKSGALVGYEIMIEEKTQCVASALRNAILNIKHIPKFVYLDNGKAFKNNYFSGIYENLGITTIYANPYNARSKVIERFWLEMQESFEKMLPSYIGTNIENKPARLKRNEKFHSKIHQNLVPTIAQTIQMIDSWLEYKNSLPCSNCKDKTVAQMLETIDRQEINEQLLDDLMLAQEVKTISSLGIRFLNTWYFNDALYGLRQKVMIKYSLFDLSYIKVYSEYGKFLCKADRITLTHPLANYTGEIKDIEDYKQKIQKQKQLKNKTIKECKKLLNIEDLEIIQCDLIEEDCREEIKVLTTETPEYQKPPKEKYNPAIKPLFKNNFERYEYLMRYGCTSADDRNWLKYFKETKEYKIYEQNLL, encoded by the coding sequence ATGGATAACAATGAAAAATATATTTCAATCAAAGAATTAGCAGAACTCAAGGGCGTTAGTACTCGGGCTGTTAGGTTGGCAAAAAACAAATATCAGACCAAAGAAATAAATGTCAAAGGCGGAAAGAGTTTTGAAATTTTGTTATCAAGTATTGAGCCTGAATTGCAAGAAAAATATTTAAATAAATTTTTACCTACGGAAAACAAAAAACTTTTACCGACAGTTATAAATTCTATAAAACCGGATAGTGCAAAAAGCATTGCACTTGCAAGATATGAGCTTGTTAAGATTTGGCAAGGACAAAGAAAAAATCAAAAATGCAAAACCCAATTTGATAAAGATTTTTTGAGTGCGTATAATTCAGGTTTTTTGTATCCTGATATTTATTCAAAAATCGGTAAAGTTTCAACCGGCACGCTTGAAAGGTGGAAAAGGATTTTAGACGGTTCGCAAAATTACGAGTTGCTATTGCCAAATTATCATTACTCTGATTATTCAAGAACGACATTGACGAATTTTGAAAAGCAAATATTTTTAAAATTATTGCTACATCCAAACAAATTCAGTATCGGCAAGGCAATTTCATTAACTCAATATATTCTAAAAAATCAAAATGCTGAATATATTCCTGCGTCACCGACATTTAGGCGGTTTGCCAATTGGTACAAAAATAATTATTTTGACAAATGGACATTAATGCGTGATGGCGAAAAAGCGTTGAAAGAGCAAGTTGTTCCACACATCAGAAGAGATATTTCAAAAATTGAAGTTGGCGAAATTTTGGTCGCTGACGGCAAACGATTGAATTTTCAAATAATAAATCCGTTCACAGGAAAGCCGACGCGTGCAACGATTATCGGATTTTTGGATTGGAAATCAGGGGCGTTAGTCGGTTATGAAATTATGATTGAAGAAAAGACACAATGTGTCGCTTCTGCTTTAAGGAATGCTATTTTAAACATAAAACACATTCCAAAATTTGTTTATTTAGATAACGGCAAAGCGTTTAAAAACAATTATTTTAGTGGTATTTATGAAAATTTAGGAATAACGACAATTTATGCCAATCCGTATAATGCACGCTCGAAAGTTATTGAGCGATTTTGGCTTGAAATGCAAGAAAGCTTTGAAAAGATGTTACCGAGTTACATTGGAACAAATATTGAAAATAAGCCTGCAAGACTTAAAAGGAATGAAAAATTTCATTCTAAAATACATCAAAATTTAGTTCCAACAATTGCTCAAACCATTCAAATGATTGACAGTTGGCTGGAGTATAAAAATAGTTTACCTTGTTCAAATTGCAAGGATAAGACTGTAGCACAAATGCTTGAAACCATTGATAGGCAAGAAATAAATGAACAATTACTTGATGATTTGATGTTGGCACAAGAGGTCAAAACTATATCAAGCCTGGGGATAAGATTTTTAAATACTTGGTATTTTAATGATGCACTTTACGGATTGCGGCAAAAAGTAATGATAAAATATTCGCTCTTTGATTTGAGCTATATCAAGGTTTATAGTGAATACGGCAAATTTTTGTGCAAGGCAGACAGAATTACATTAACTCATCCGCTCGCAAATTATACAGGCGAAATCAAAGATATTGAAGATTACAAACAGAAAATCCAAAAGCAAAAACAGCTTAAAAATAAAACGATAAAAGAGTGTAAAAAGCTCTTGAATATTGAGGATTTAGAAATTATACAATGTGATTTGATTGAAGAAGATTGTAGAGAGGAAATTAAAGTATTAACAACAGAAACACCTGAATATCAAAAACCGCCAAAAGAAAAATATAACCCTGCAATAAAACCGTTGTTCAAAAATAATTTTGAACGGTACGAATATTTAATGAGATATGGTTGCACCTCAGCTGATGATAGGAATTGGCTTAAATATTTCAAAGAAACAAAGGAGTATAAAATTTATGAACAAAATCTTTTGTAA
- a CDS encoding ATP-binding protein, which produces MERKALKKLVEWKDSEDKNPLIIRGARQVGKTWLMKEFGEKYYQKVAYVNFDNNEKFCKIFDEDYDIERIILALEVETRTKINADDTLIILDEIQECPRALTSLKYFSENKIQYNIVAAGSLLGVSCHEGTGFPVGKVDFVDLYPLNFIEFAIAMGEAQLVALIEKKDFKMISIFKNRFENLLKQYCYIGGMPAVVMNFLKNKDFTKVRTKQKNILATYEKDFSKHVPANTLAKTRLLWKSIPAQLARENKKFIYGAVKEGARAKDIENAMEWLCDCGLIYKVNRISKPGLPLIAYEDFNAFKLFVLDVGLLGAMTNLQANTIIDGNKIFEEFKGAIAEQYVLQQFKSMEELPVFYWSNVGNIAEMDFVIQIEDSVIPVEVKATTNLQAKSLKVYMEKFNPKMAIRTSLADYKQTDNLYDIPLYGIESIDEI; this is translated from the coding sequence ATGGAAAGAAAAGCATTAAAAAAATTGGTTGAATGGAAAGACTCTGAAGATAAAAATCCTTTAATCATAAGAGGAGCAAGACAAGTTGGCAAAACTTGGTTAATGAAAGAATTTGGAGAAAAGTATTATCAAAAAGTAGCTTATGTAAACTTTGATAATAACGAAAAATTCTGTAAAATTTTTGATGAGGATTATGATATAGAAAGAATTATTTTGGCTCTTGAAGTTGAAACCCGCACAAAAATCAATGCTGATGACACGTTAATAATATTGGATGAAATTCAAGAATGCCCTAGAGCCTTAACCTCATTAAAATATTTCAGTGAAAATAAAATTCAATATAATATTGTTGCTGCCGGAAGTTTGCTTGGCGTTTCTTGCCATGAAGGAACAGGTTTTCCTGTTGGCAAGGTGGATTTTGTGGATTTATATCCATTAAACTTTATTGAATTTGCCATTGCGATGGGTGAAGCTCAGCTTGTTGCACTTATTGAAAAAAAAGATTTTAAAATGATTTCTATATTTAAAAACAGGTTTGAAAATTTATTGAAACAATATTGTTATATTGGCGGAATGCCGGCAGTCGTAATGAATTTTCTTAAAAATAAGGATTTTACAAAAGTTAGAACTAAACAGAAAAACATTTTAGCAACTTACGAAAAAGATTTTTCTAAACATGTACCGGCAAATACCCTCGCAAAAACAAGATTGTTATGGAAATCAATTCCTGCACAATTGGCGCGTGAAAATAAAAAATTTATATATGGTGCAGTTAAAGAGGGTGCAAGAGCAAAAGACATAGAAAATGCGATGGAATGGCTGTGTGATTGCGGTTTAATTTATAAAGTTAATAGAATTTCAAAACCCGGATTACCATTAATAGCATATGAAGATTTTAATGCATTTAAACTGTTTGTCCTTGATGTCGGATTGCTTGGTGCAATGACTAATTTACAAGCTAATACAATCATTGACGGTAATAAGATTTTTGAAGAATTTAAGGGTGCAATTGCAGAACAATATGTATTGCAACAATTTAAATCAATGGAAGAATTACCGGTTTTTTATTGGTCCAATGTGGGCAATATTGCAGAAATGGATTTTGTTATCCAAATTGAAGATAGTGTTATTCCAGTAGAGGTAAAAGCGACGACAAATTTACAAGCCAAAAGTTTGAAAGTTTATATGGAAAAATTTAATCCTAAAATGGCAATAAGGACTTCGTTGGCGGATTATAAGCAAACAGATAATTTGTACGATATTCCTTTGTATGGAATAGAAAGCATAGATGAAATATAA
- a CDS encoding helix-turn-helix transcriptional regulator, which produces MKKEMRQKIELLEQKMSKSPNLNGSRFLYRREKMIRFKLLLQNISQKTLAQYLKVTESYVSKLITGERYNQDFEFFLERHLEIHYGFI; this is translated from the coding sequence ATGAAAAAAGAAATGCGACAAAAAATAGAATTGTTAGAACAAAAAATGTCAAAATCCCCAAATTTAAACGGTAGTCGTTTTTTATACAGACGAGAAAAGATGATAAGATTCAAACTGCTTTTACAAAATATTTCACAAAAAACTTTGGCACAATATTTAAAAGTAACAGAAAGCTATGTTTCAAAACTCATAACCGGCGAACGCTATAACCAAGACTTTGAATTCTTCCTCGAACGTCATTTAGAAATTCATTATGGGTTTATTTAA
- a CDS encoding GIY-YIG nuclease family protein yields the protein MANDFIQLLIMQEYQNLKMAEVSNLDGVAFIGKRKHISLLSKIDQLKQPGIYFLIGANNQTGDKTLYIGETENIANRFQTHSCDKKKDWFEDFIVFTSKKGDLNKAHVKYLEAAFIELAQENLTTINLDNSCNSNTKKDGKLQSFDLAKADGFKEKIIFVLNNLGLIDFINTGKKEEITEEISKNIFYLHLKRNNKDKKAKLISIDNGYVLLKGSYIEKEIAKCYPKVPTYKQRQEIVSSNKVKEFEDVFQTLEDIYFKSPSAASDIVKGGSTNGRIEWKLSNGTTLNDFESNNIK from the coding sequence ATGGCAAATGATTTTATTCAGCTTTTAATTATGCAAGAATACCAAAATTTAAAAATGGCGGAAGTTTCTAATTTGGATGGAGTTGCTTTTATTGGCAAAAGAAAACATATCTCACTTCTTTCAAAAATTGATCAATTAAAACAACCTGGAATATATTTTTTAATTGGGGCGAATAATCAAACAGGGGATAAAACCTTATATATAGGCGAAACCGAAAATATTGCTAATAGATTCCAAACCCATTCTTGTGATAAGAAAAAAGATTGGTTTGAAGATTTTATTGTATTTACTTCTAAAAAAGGGGATTTAAATAAAGCTCATGTCAAATATCTTGAAGCAGCTTTTATAGAATTGGCTCAAGAAAATTTAACAACAATAAATCTTGATAATAGTTGTAATTCAAATACTAAAAAAGATGGAAAACTTCAATCGTTTGACTTAGCAAAAGCCGACGGATTTAAAGAAAAAATAATATTTGTTTTAAATAATCTTGGTTTGATAGATTTTATTAATACTGGTAAAAAAGAAGAAATCACGGAAGAAATTTCAAAAAACATTTTTTATTTACATTTAAAACGAAATAATAAAGATAAGAAAGCTAAATTAATTTCAATCGATAATGGATATGTATTATTAAAAGGTTCTTATATTGAAAAAGAAATAGCTAAATGTTATCCAAAAGTTCCGACATATAAACAACGTCAAGAAATTGTTTCCTCGAATAAGGTTAAAGAGTTTGAAGATGTTTTTCAAACATTAGAAGATATTTATTTTAAATCACCATCAGCAGCTTCAGATATTGTAAAAGGTGGAAGTACCAACGGCAGAATCGAATGGAAACTATCCAACGGAACAACATTAAATGATTTTGAATCGAATAATATTAAATAA
- the rocD gene encoding ornithine--oxo-acid transaminase, which translates to MAVKKSAQFYIDLEDKYGAKNYKPLDVVVEKADGVWLYDVEGKKYLDCLSAYSAVNQGHKHPKILQAMLEQANKVTLTSRAFRNDKLPLFYEKICTITGYQKVLPMNSGAEAVETAIKAARKWGYTLKKVPENKAEIIVCSENFHGRTTTIISFTTDEDSKKCFGPYTDGFVVVKYGDIEEIKNAVNPNTIAVMLEPIQGEAGIKIPPKGYLKDIRQICDENNILMILDEIQTGFGRTGKMFAFEHENIRPDMVTVGKALSGGFYPVSAVLANKEILGVFNPGEHGSTFGGNPLACAIAISALDVIIDEKLCEKSAESGAYLMEQLNKINSPKIKEIRGIGLFVGIELNEKARPFCELLFKKYGILVKETHENTIRVAPPLVIQKTEIDYLVECMKKVFV; encoded by the coding sequence ATGGCGGTTAAAAAATCTGCACAATTTTATATTGATTTGGAAGACAAATACGGTGCAAAAAATTACAAACCGCTTGACGTAGTTGTCGAAAAAGCTGACGGAGTCTGGCTTTACGACGTTGAAGGCAAAAAATATTTGGATTGCTTAAGTGCCTATTCTGCAGTTAATCAAGGTCATAAACATCCCAAAATCCTCCAAGCCATGCTTGAACAAGCAAACAAAGTCACTCTAACTTCAAGAGCTTTTAGAAATGATAAATTACCTTTATTCTACGAAAAAATTTGCACTATAACAGGCTATCAAAAAGTTTTGCCAATGAATAGTGGTGCCGAAGCCGTAGAAACTGCTATAAAGGCTGCAAGAAAATGGGGATATACTCTCAAAAAAGTTCCGGAAAATAAAGCCGAAATTATTGTGTGTTCTGAAAATTTCCACGGAAGAACAACTACAATCATAAGTTTCACAACAGATGAAGATTCGAAAAAATGTTTCGGGCCTTATACAGACGGTTTTGTTGTTGTTAAATATGGCGATATTGAAGAAATTAAAAATGCGGTAAATCCAAACACCATAGCGGTTATGCTTGAGCCAATCCAAGGTGAAGCGGGCATAAAAATTCCGCCAAAGGGTTATTTGAAGGATATTCGTCAAATCTGTGATGAAAATAATATCCTCATGATTTTAGATGAAATTCAAACCGGATTTGGCAGAACAGGAAAAATGTTTGCCTTTGAACACGAAAATATTCGACCAGATATGGTTACTGTCGGGAAAGCTTTATCGGGCGGCTTTTATCCGGTATCAGCAGTCCTTGCAAACAAAGAAATCTTAGGCGTTTTTAACCCTGGAGAACACGGTTCAACTTTTGGTGGAAATCCTTTAGCTTGTGCGATAGCAATCAGTGCTTTGGATGTTATCATTGATGAAAAATTGTGCGAAAAATCCGCTGAGTCAGGTGCTTATTTGATGGAACAATTAAATAAAATTAATTCGCCTAAAATTAAAGAAATAAGAGGTATCGGGCTATTTGTTGGGATTGAGCTCAATGAAAAAGCTCGTCCATTCTGTGAGTTGTTATTTAAAAAATATGGTATTTTAGTAAAAGAAACACATGAAAATACCATAAGAGTTGCTCCTCCATTGGTAATTCAAAAAACAGAAATAGATTATTTAGTTGAATGTATGAAGAAAGTATTTGTTTAA
- a CDS encoding ATP-binding protein produces the protein MNKIFCKTKNVKGFMELIYSLQNKPDNISKIGLIYGEAGLGKTKTALYLSIKFDAIYIRATNSMTPKWLLEEIAKELDEIPRFYTADIFRQCANVLKTKPQMIIVDEIDYLLADFKAIETLRDLHDETGVPIILVGMNLAKHKLKKHTHLFDRISEIYHFEEFKLEDIKQVVSELAEVGIENEAIKIIHKKATRFRQLVRIIDKFECVAEANGLTAIDENIAEEVLNGK, from the coding sequence ATGAACAAAATCTTTTGTAAAACAAAAAACGTTAAAGGGTTTATGGAATTGATTTACAGCTTGCAAAACAAACCTGATAACATAAGCAAAATCGGTTTGATATATGGTGAAGCAGGTCTTGGCAAGACTAAAACTGCACTTTATTTATCAATAAAATTTGATGCAATATACATCAGGGCAACAAATTCAATGACCCCTAAATGGTTGTTGGAAGAAATTGCAAAGGAACTTGATGAAATTCCGAGATTTTATACGGCGGATATTTTTAGGCAATGTGCGAATGTTTTAAAAACGAAGCCTCAAATGATTATTGTTGATGAAATAGATTATCTGTTAGCAGATTTCAAAGCCATAGAAACTCTGCGAGATTTGCACGATGAAACTGGTGTTCCTATAATTTTGGTTGGTATGAATTTAGCAAAACACAAATTAAAAAAGCACACCCATTTGTTTGACAGGATTTCTGAAATATATCATTTTGAAGAATTTAAGTTAGAGGATATAAAGCAGGTTGTGAGCGAATTAGCAGAAGTTGGAATTGAAAATGAAGCAATAAAAATCATTCATAAAAAAGCAACAAGATTTCGGCAACTCGTAAGGATTATTGATAAATTCGAGTGTGTCGCAGAAGCTAACGGATTAACCGCAATTGATGAAAATATCGCAGAGGAGGTTTTGAATGGAAAGTAA
- a CDS encoding restriction endonuclease subunit S, whose product MNNAEFSYLNFINFSFLSLWDYKRYASNSIISNHNIVKLSDYIVEESQKIKPFDFPNEKFEILGVNNKTGLFDAYVEEGSKINQPYKIVKNGFLAYNPYRINVGSIGLKTKEQKYKYISPAYVVFSCKKDLLPEFLYILFTTNKFNELIRENTTGSVRQTLSFTSMGNIMFPLPSLSKQQEIVDKYNEKIKLAKKQEQQAKQLEDDIEKYLQNELGLKIVNNCFEKNNIWSICKLSQLNRWDIYNNTSSLSSQKYKISKFKDIVVGKPMYGAGEKGVKIKTDVRYIRITDINEDGSLNNDIVSAEKVDSKYLLKDNDFLIARSGNTVGKTFLYKNILGKCMYAGYLIKFNLDIAKVIPEYILYYSKSKAYKTWISSNQRANAQPNINSNEYLESPMVIPPIEIQNKIVEHIALIQDKIKCLNKQVENSRTLAQQEFEKELFE is encoded by the coding sequence ATGAATAATGCAGAATTTTCATATTTAAATTTTATAAATTTTTCATTCTTATCACTTTGGGATTATAAGCGATACGCTTCAAATTCCATTATTTCAAATCATAATATTGTAAAATTGTCAGATTATATAGTAGAAGAAAGTCAAAAAATAAAGCCTTTTGACTTTCCAAATGAAAAATTTGAAATTTTAGGTGTTAATAATAAAACAGGTTTATTTGATGCATATGTTGAAGAAGGTTCTAAAATCAATCAACCGTACAAAATTGTAAAAAATGGTTTTCTCGCATATAATCCATATCGTATAAATGTTGGTTCTATTGGTTTAAAAACTAAAGAACAAAAATATAAATATATAAGCCCTGCTTATGTTGTATTTAGTTGTAAAAAAGATTTATTGCCAGAATTTTTATATATTTTATTCACAACAAATAAATTTAATGAACTAATTCGTGAAAATACAACGGGTTCAGTCAGACAAACTCTTTCATTTACTTCGATGGGGAATATTATGTTTCCTCTACCTTCATTATCAAAACAACAAGAAATTGTTGATAAGTATAATGAAAAAATAAAATTAGCTAAAAAACAAGAACAGCAAGCAAAACAACTTGAAGATGATATAGAAAAGTATTTACAAAACGAACTTGGGTTAAAAATAGTTAATAATTGTTTTGAAAAAAATAATATATGGAGTATTTGCAAATTATCACAATTAAACAGATGGGATATTTATAATAATACAAGTTCTCTTTCCTCTCAAAAATATAAAATATCAAAATTTAAAGATATAGTAGTTGGTAAGCCGATGTATGGAGCCGGAGAAAAAGGCGTAAAAATAAAAACAGATGTTCGTTATATAAGAATTACCGATATAAATGAAGATGGTTCTTTAAACAATGATATTGTTTCTGCAGAAAAAGTTGATTCTAAATATTTATTAAAAGACAATGATTTTTTAATAGCTCGATCAGGAAATACTGTTGGAAAAACTTTTTTATATAAAAATATTTTAGGGAAATGCATGTATGCGGGCTATTTAATAAAATTTAATCTTGATATAGCAAAGGTAATACCTGAATATATTTTATATTATTCAAAATCAAAAGCATATAAAACTTGGATTTCATCAAATCAAAGAGCAAATGCTCAACCAAATATAAACAGTAATGAATATTTAGAGAGTCCAATGGTTATTCCGCCCATAGAAATACAAAATAAAATAGTAGAACATATAGCTTTGATACAAGATAAGATAAAATGCCTTAATAAACAGGTCGAAAATAGTCGCACACTTGCACAACAAGAATTCGAAAAGGAATTGTTTGAATAA